Proteins encoded together in one Cataglyphis hispanica isolate Lineage 1 chromosome 17, ULB_Chis1_1.0, whole genome shotgun sequence window:
- the LOC126855873 gene encoding pre-mRNA-processing factor 17, whose amino-acid sequence MALSLLCEYNSSDEGSENENESLAFDKLTTPINLNICSAPDVIPTGTELCIKHVDPTATEISSNLKYEELFGPEVGPENPFKTQQQRAVKNMLSGYVEHAHISPFQFENQRRTFASYGYALDPTIDGSADEGRVIIGSKETAEESGGKTVFENTALRPSDKRKRHRNGDPSDIEGFLGPWGGYVDEKRVIKPTEEEAAELEEILAKRNKRGKQTEEKPLEEKTVLHIKDSVDYQGRSFLHAPQDVGVNLRSESPPDRCFLPKAQIHTWEGHTKGISQIRWFPRTAHLLLSCSMDCRVKLWEVYKDRRCVRTYYGHRQAVRDISFDNDGKRFLSAAYDRYVKLWDTETGACISRFTSRKIPYCAKFNPDPDKQHLFVAGTSDKKIICWDIRSGEITQEYDRHLGAVNTITFVDENRRFVTTSDDKSLRVWEWDIPVDMKYIADPSMHSMPAVTPSRNQKWLACQSMDNKIVIFSALNRFKMNRKKTFTGHMVAGYACGLDFSPDMSYLVSGDADGRCYIWDWKTTKLYKKWKAHDGVCIDVLWHPHEPSKLVTAGWDGKIKYWD is encoded by the exons ATGGCTCTCAGCCTTCTTTGTGAATATAATAGCAGTGACGAAGGTAGTGAAAACGAAAATGAGTCGCTcgcttttgataaattaacaacgcctattaatttaaatatttgttccgCTCCAGACGTTATACCCACG GGAACGGAACTGTGTATAAAACATGTAGATCCCACTGCTACAGAGATATCATCTAATTTAAAGTACGAAGAACTTTTTGGACCAGAGGTTGGACCAGAAAATCCATTTAAAACTCAACAGCAGCGCGCTGTGAAAAATATGCTTTCTGGATATGTAGAACATGCACACATTAGCCCCTTTCAATTTGAAAATCAAAGAAGAACATTTGCTAGTTatg gaTACGCATTAGATCCAACTATAGATGGTAGTGCAGATGAAGGCAGAGTAATAATTGGTTCAAAAGAAACTGCCGAAGAATCAGGTGGTAAAACTGTTTTTGAAAACACTGCACTAAGACCATCGGATAAGCGAAAGAGGCATAGAAATGGCGATCCATCTGATATAGAAGGTTTTCTTGGACCATGGGGTGGATATGTGGATGAAAAACGAGTCATAAAGCCGACCGAAGAAGAAGCTGCTGAATTGGAAGAAATACTAGCTAAACGAAATAAACGAGGAAAACAGACAGAGGAGAAACCACTGGAAGAGAAGACAGTATTACACA tCAAAGACAGTGTGGATTATCAAGGACGCTCGTTCTTACACGCACCTCAGGATGTAGGCGTAAATTTGAGATCGGAATCGCCACCCGATCGTTGTTTCCTACCGAAAGCACAAATTCACACATGGGAAGGCCATACAAAAGGCATCTCACAAATTCGATGGTTCCCTCGTACAGCACATTTGTTACTATCTTGTAGCATGGATTGTCGAGTAAAG ttGTGGGAAGTGTATAAAGATAGAAGATGCGTTCGTACATATTACGGACATCGTCAAGCGGTGCGAGACATAAGTTTCGACAATGATGGTAAGCGATTCTTATCAGCGGCTTACGATCGGTATGTGAAACTATGGGACACGGAAACGGGAGCTTGTATCAGTCGTTTTACAAGTAGAAAAATTCCATACTGTGCCAAGTTCAATCCCGATCCAGATAAACAGCATCTTTTCGTAGCTGGTACCAgcgataagaaaattatttgt TGGGATATACGTTCCGGTGAAATAACTCAGGAATATGACCGACATTTAGGTGCAGTGAATACTATTACGTTTGTCGATGAAAACAGAAGATTTGTTACAACAAGTGACGATAAAAGTCTGCGAGTTTGGGAATG gGATATTCCAGTGGACATGAAATATATAGCCGATCCGTCGATGCATTCCATGCCAGCCGTAACGCCATCGCGAAATCAAAAATGGCTCGCTTGCCAAAGTATGGACAACAAAATTGTCATATTCTCGGCGCTGAATAGATTCAAAATGAATCGAAAGAAGACCTTCACGGGACACATGGTTGCTGGATACGCGTGCGGTTTAGATTTCTCTCCAGATATgag CTATTTAGTATCGGGTGATGCAGACGGAAGATGTTATATATGGGACTGGAAAACAACGAAATTGTACAAAAAGTGGAAAGCACATGACGGAGTATGCATTGACGTACTATGGCATCCGCACGAGCCTTCTAAGCTCGTTACAGCTGGTTGGGACGGAAAGATCAAATATTGGGATTAA
- the LOC126855872 gene encoding probable ATP-dependent RNA helicase pitchoune: MSEKVLMRKIKKREKIKITKIKQREEEKDAMENITEEVPPEKKRKLSEQSEVTKEVTENLPGTAIAVELTINNDTSFSVLNGKVCENTLKAIEDMGFTKMTEIQAKAIPPLLEGRDLVGAAKTGSGKTLAFLIPAVELIYKLKFMPRNGTGCIIMSPTRELSMQTFGVLKELMKYHHHTYGLLMGGANRQTEAQKLAKGINIIVATPGRLLDHLQNTPDFLYKNLQCLVIDEADRILDIGYEEELKQIINILPKRRQTMLFSATQTQKVATITTLALKKEPIYVGVDDNKEMATVDGLQQGYVACPSEKRFLLLFTFLKKNRKKKIMVFFSSCMSVKYHHELLNYIDLPVMSIHGKQKQTRRTTTFYQFCNASTGILLCTDVAARGLDIPDVDWIVQYDPPDDPKEYIHRVGRTARGEGSSGHALLILRPEELGFLRYLKEARVPVNEYEFSWNKIADIQLQLEKLISKNYFLHQSAKEAFKNYVRAYDSHHLKQVFDIETLDLAKVAKSFGFIVPPAVDLKVGSSKASRPRKRLGGGGFGHYKNMNKPNFSKGTKTFRQFKR, from the exons ATGTCTGAAAAAGTTTTGatgcgaaaaattaaaaaacgagagaagattaaaataacCAAGATAAAACAAcgggaggaagagaaag ATGCAATGGAGAACATAACAGAAGAAGTTCCTCCAGAAA aaaaaagaaaattatctgaACAGTCGGAGGTAACCAAAGAAGTTACTGAGAATT tgccAGGTACAGCTATAGCTGTTGAATTAACAATCAACAATGATACAAGCTTCTCGGTATTGAATGGAAAGGTATGCGAGAATACATTGAAAGCGATAGAAGATATGGGCTTTACAAAAATGACAGAAATACAAGCAAAGGCTATTCCTCCTCTTTTGGAAGGGAGAGATCTAGTAGGTGCTGCTAAAACTGGATCTGGCAAAACACTGGCATTTTTAATTCCTGCAGTTGAATTGATTTACAAGTTGAAGTTTATGCCTCGTAATG gTACTGGATGCATTATTATGTCTCCTACTAGAGAATTGTCTATGCAAACTTTTGGCGTCCTGAaagaattaatgaaatatcatCATCACACATATGGTTTATTGATGGGTGGTGCCAATAGGCAGACCGAAGCACAGAAGCTCGCAAAGGGAATCAATATTATTGTGGCGACGCCGGGACGATTATTGGATCATTTGCAAAACACACCAGACTTTTTATACAAGAATCTTCAATGTCTAGTAATTGACGAAGCTGATCGTATTTTAGATATTGGATATGAAGAAGaattgaaacaaattattaatattcttcctA AACGTCGGCAGACTATGCTCTTCAGTGCAACGCAGACACAAAAGGTAGCAACAATAACAACATTAGCTCTTAAAAAAGAACCTATTTATGTTGGAGTCGATGACAACAAGGAAATGGCAACTGTGGATGGTTTACAGCAGGGTTATGTAGCATGTCCGAGCGAAAAgcgatttcttcttcttttcacatttttaaagaaaaacagaaagaagaagataatGGTTTTCTTTAGTTCGTGCATGTCTGTTAAATACCATCATGAGCTCctaaattatatcgatttaccTGTAATGAGCATACAT GGTAAGCAAAAGCAAACGAGAAGAACCACCACTTTTTACCAATTTTGCAACGCTTCTACTGGAATTTTACTTTGCACTGATGTGGCTGCGAGAGGTTTAGATATACCCGATGTCGATTGGATTGTGCAGTATGATCCACCGGACGATCCTaag GAATATATTCATCGGGTAGGCCGAACTGCTCGCGGAGAAGGTAGCAGCGGTCATGCTTTATTGATACTGCGACCAGAGGAGCTTGGCTTTCTTCGTTATCTCAAAGAAGCTCGCGTACCTGTCAATGAATACGAGTTTTCTTGGAATAAAATTGCTGATATTCAATTAcag CTTGAAAAACTAATatcgaagaattattttttacatcaatcGGCGAAGGAGGCcttcaaaaattatgttagGGCATATGATTCGCATCATCTAAAACAGGTTTTTGACATAGAAACCTTAGATCTGGCGAAAGTTGCCAAATCATTTGGATTTATTGTACCGCCGGCGGTAGACTTGA AAGTTGGATCCAGCAAGGCTTCACGACCACGAAAAAGGCTCGGTGGAGGTGGTTTCGgacattacaaaaatatgaacaaaCCAAACTTTTCAAAAGGAACTAAGACATTCCGACAATTTAAGCGATAA